A single window of Mycolicibacterium madagascariense DNA harbors:
- a CDS encoding FGGY-family carbohydrate kinase produces the protein MSAHTIGVDVGTTGTKTVLFDTDRGIVAQASRETTLHSPGPGFAEADTGQWHRNVTESIREVLGTSGIDAGSVVAVAVSGMVPAVVPLDDRGRPLRRAILQNDARAHLEVSELAAALADVDLVAMTGSALTQQSVAPTAAWLRTHEPDVHARTAHYVGSYDWVLTALGADVHVEHNWALESGLFTIDGDVAAPVLAAASLDSATLAPVHRPGTPVGEISSAAAESTGLRAGTALVVGGADHVLSAYAAGVNAPGDALVKLGGAGDILVASDARVVDERLYLDAHPVPGRWLPNGCMATSGSLIRWFQALIGGVALTELDAEAATSSPAEVLCLPYFLGEKSPLHDPDLRGVFAGMHLGHGRADLYRSVLEAIAFGFRHHVDVFTDIGIAPRRVMITNGGSTSTLWKQIHADVLGIEMRPVLGHPGASLGAAVIAAIGVGALDDWSDATRFVTLDRPVVPDAAAHAVYDDAYRDWQDLARAVTPTSHAMARRNREGSTRVKGTVPQ, from the coding sequence ATGAGCGCCCACACGATCGGCGTCGACGTCGGCACCACGGGAACCAAGACCGTGCTGTTCGACACCGATCGCGGCATCGTCGCCCAGGCATCGCGTGAGACCACCCTGCACTCCCCCGGCCCTGGCTTCGCCGAGGCCGACACCGGACAGTGGCACCGCAACGTGACGGAGTCGATTCGAGAAGTGTTGGGCACCAGCGGTATCGACGCCGGCTCGGTCGTCGCCGTGGCCGTGTCCGGCATGGTGCCCGCCGTCGTGCCGCTCGATGACCGCGGCCGCCCGCTGCGGCGCGCGATCCTGCAGAACGACGCCAGGGCGCACCTGGAGGTGTCCGAGCTGGCCGCGGCGCTGGCCGACGTCGACCTCGTCGCGATGACGGGTTCGGCGCTGACGCAGCAGTCCGTCGCACCCACCGCGGCGTGGCTGCGCACCCACGAGCCCGACGTCCACGCGCGCACCGCGCACTACGTCGGCTCCTATGACTGGGTGCTCACCGCGCTGGGCGCCGACGTCCACGTCGAGCACAACTGGGCGCTCGAGTCGGGGCTCTTCACCATCGACGGCGACGTCGCGGCGCCGGTCCTCGCGGCCGCGTCGCTGGATTCGGCCACCCTGGCCCCCGTGCACCGGCCCGGCACGCCGGTTGGCGAGATCAGTTCCGCCGCAGCCGAATCGACCGGGCTGCGGGCGGGCACCGCGCTCGTCGTGGGCGGCGCCGACCACGTCCTGTCGGCGTACGCGGCGGGGGTCAACGCACCGGGTGACGCGTTGGTCAAACTCGGCGGTGCCGGAGACATCCTGGTCGCCAGCGACGCCCGCGTCGTCGACGAACGGCTCTACCTCGACGCGCATCCCGTGCCGGGGCGCTGGCTGCCCAACGGCTGCATGGCGACCAGCGGCAGCCTGATCCGCTGGTTTCAGGCGCTCATCGGTGGCGTCGCGCTCACCGAGCTCGACGCCGAGGCCGCGACGTCGTCTCCTGCCGAGGTGTTGTGCCTGCCGTACTTCCTCGGCGAGAAGAGTCCCCTGCACGATCCCGACCTGCGCGGCGTGTTCGCCGGCATGCATCTCGGGCATGGCCGCGCCGATCTCTACCGGTCCGTGCTGGAGGCCATCGCCTTCGGCTTCCGGCATCACGTCGACGTCTTCACCGACATCGGCATCGCCCCCCGACGGGTGATGATCACCAACGGCGGATCGACGTCGACGCTGTGGAAGCAGATCCACGCCGACGTCCTCGGCATCGAGATGCGGCCCGTCCTCGGCCATCCCGGCGCCTCCCTCGGAGCAGCCGTGATCGCTGCGATAGGGGTTGGCGCACTGGACGATTGGTCCGACGCGACCCGGTTCGTGACCCTCGACCGGCCGGTCGTGCCCGACGCCGCCGCCCACGCGGTCTACGACGACGCCTACCGCGACTGGCAGGACCTGGCCCGCGCGGTGACGCCGACGTCGCACGCGATGGCGAGAAGGAACCGAGAAGGATCGACACGAGTGAAGGGAACTGTGCCGCAATGA
- a CDS encoding transglutaminase family protein produces MGIKVALEHRTSYTFDRLVKVFPHVVRLRPAPHSRTPIEAYSLQVEPADHFVNWQQDAFGNFLARLVFPNRTRELTVTVGLIADLKVINPFDFFIEDFAETWPFTYPTALLEDLKPYLRPVDEDGEGSGPGELTTDWVQNFFVRPGTRTIDFLVALNGAVNADVGYSVRMEPGVQSPDHTLRTAIGSCRDSAWLLVSILRQLGLAARFVSGYLVQLTSDVKALDGGPSGPIADFTDLHAWTEVYIPGAGWIGLDPTSALFAGEGHIPLSATPHPASAAPITGATEPCETTLEFSNVVTRVHEDPRVTLPYTPAAWNSIVELGASVDARMAAGDVRLTMGGEPTFVSIDNQVDPEWTTDADGPHKRERASVLAARLKAVWAPQGLVQRNQGKWYPGEPLPRWQIGLHWRADGQPLWTNDALLADPWAAPPAAPAAPEAAQQVLGALAAGLGLPATQVRPAYEDPLSRLAAAVRQPAGHAVAEGDDLAADGPDARAALLARLDATVVEPAAYVLPLHRREDDAGWASADWRLRRGRIVLLDGDSPAGLRLPLDSISWRPPRPSHPADPLAPRGELDTGVEPGDAAVEDAEGAPITAMVAEVRDGLLYVFLPPAEELDHFVDLVARLEAAAAKADCPVVVEGYGPPPDPRLVSMSVTPDPGVIEVNVAPTTSFAEQRAQLETLYEQARLSRLSTESFDVDGTHGGTGGGNHITLGGVTAAESPLLRRPDLLVSMLTYWQRHPSLSYLFSGRFIGTTSQAPRVDEGRTDALYELEIAFAEIDRLVHEGAPSTTPDPSRPWIVDRALRHLLTDITGNTHRAEFCIDKLFDPDAPRGRLGLLELRGFEMPPHHQMAMVQSLLVRCLVARFWDEPLRAPLIRHGANLHGRYLLPHFIIHDIADVAADLRAHGLRFETSWLDPFTEFRFPRIGTAVFDGVEIELRGAIEPWNVLGEESTAGGTARYVDSSVERLQVRLIGADRHRYVVTANGFPIPLLATDNPDVQVGGVRYRAWQPPSALHPSITVDGPLRFELIDTATGTSRGGCTYHVTHPGGRSYDHPPVNAVEAESRRGRRFEATGFTPGRVDMSDIREKQARQSTDVGAPGILDLRRVRTVLR; encoded by the coding sequence ATGGGCATCAAGGTGGCGCTGGAGCATCGCACCAGTTACACGTTCGACCGACTGGTGAAGGTGTTCCCCCACGTCGTACGGCTGCGCCCGGCCCCGCACTCGCGGACTCCCATCGAGGCCTACTCACTGCAGGTCGAGCCCGCCGACCACTTCGTCAACTGGCAGCAGGACGCCTTCGGCAACTTCCTGGCGCGGCTGGTGTTCCCCAACCGCACCCGCGAGTTGACCGTCACCGTCGGGCTGATCGCCGACCTGAAGGTCATCAACCCCTTCGACTTCTTCATCGAGGACTTCGCCGAGACGTGGCCCTTCACGTACCCGACGGCACTGTTGGAGGACCTCAAGCCGTATCTGCGCCCGGTCGACGAGGACGGTGAGGGCAGCGGCCCCGGTGAGCTCACCACGGACTGGGTCCAGAACTTCTTCGTCCGTCCCGGCACCCGCACCATCGACTTCCTCGTCGCGCTCAACGGCGCCGTCAACGCCGACGTCGGGTACAGCGTGCGCATGGAACCCGGTGTGCAGAGCCCCGACCACACCCTGCGAACCGCGATCGGGTCCTGCCGCGACTCGGCGTGGCTCCTGGTCTCGATCCTGCGCCAGCTGGGTCTGGCCGCCCGATTCGTCTCGGGTTACCTCGTCCAATTGACCTCCGACGTCAAGGCCCTCGACGGCGGGCCGTCCGGGCCCATCGCCGACTTCACCGACCTGCACGCCTGGACCGAGGTCTACATCCCCGGCGCGGGCTGGATCGGTCTGGACCCCACCTCGGCGCTGTTCGCGGGCGAGGGGCACATTCCCCTCTCGGCGACACCGCACCCGGCGTCGGCGGCCCCGATCACCGGCGCGACCGAACCCTGCGAGACGACGCTGGAGTTCTCGAACGTCGTCACGCGCGTCCACGAGGATCCGCGGGTCACGCTGCCCTACACGCCGGCCGCGTGGAACTCCATCGTCGAGCTCGGCGCCTCCGTCGACGCCAGGATGGCCGCCGGTGACGTGCGTTTGACGATGGGCGGCGAGCCCACGTTCGTCTCCATCGACAACCAGGTCGATCCCGAGTGGACGACCGACGCCGACGGACCGCACAAGCGCGAACGCGCGTCGGTGCTGGCGGCGCGCCTCAAGGCGGTCTGGGCACCGCAGGGCCTGGTGCAACGCAACCAGGGCAAGTGGTATCCCGGAGAACCGTTGCCGCGCTGGCAGATTGGGCTGCACTGGCGGGCTGACGGCCAGCCGCTCTGGACCAACGACGCGCTGCTCGCCGATCCTTGGGCCGCCCCACCGGCCGCGCCTGCCGCGCCGGAGGCCGCCCAGCAGGTGCTCGGCGCGCTCGCCGCGGGGCTCGGACTCCCCGCGACGCAGGTGCGGCCCGCCTACGAGGATCCGCTCAGCCGACTGGCCGCGGCCGTCCGCCAGCCCGCCGGCCACGCCGTCGCCGAGGGGGACGACCTCGCGGCCGACGGACCCGACGCCAGGGCCGCCCTGCTGGCCCGGCTCGACGCCACCGTCGTCGAGCCCGCGGCCTACGTCCTCCCGCTGCACCGGCGCGAGGACGACGCCGGGTGGGCGAGCGCCGACTGGCGACTGCGCCGGGGTCGAATCGTGTTGTTGGACGGCGACTCTCCGGCCGGTCTGCGGTTGCCGCTCGACTCGATCAGCTGGCGGCCGCCGCGCCCGTCGCATCCCGCCGACCCGCTGGCGCCGCGCGGCGAACTCGACACCGGCGTCGAGCCGGGGGACGCCGCCGTCGAGGACGCCGAGGGCGCGCCCATCACCGCGATGGTCGCCGAGGTCCGCGACGGGCTGCTCTACGTATTCCTGCCTCCGGCAGAGGAACTCGATCACTTCGTCGATCTCGTCGCCCGCCTCGAGGCGGCAGCGGCGAAGGCCGACTGCCCGGTCGTCGTCGAGGGCTACGGCCCGCCGCCCGACCCCCGCCTCGTGTCGATGTCGGTCACCCCCGACCCGGGGGTGATCGAGGTCAACGTCGCACCCACCACGAGCTTCGCCGAACAGCGCGCGCAACTCGAAACCCTCTACGAGCAAGCCAGACTCTCGCGGCTGTCCACCGAGTCGTTCGACGTCGACGGCACCCACGGCGGCACCGGCGGCGGCAACCACATCACCCTCGGCGGCGTCACCGCGGCCGAGTCGCCGCTGCTGCGCAGGCCCGACCTGCTGGTGTCGATGCTCACGTACTGGCAGCGTCACCCGTCGCTGTCCTACCTGTTCTCCGGCCGGTTCATCGGCACCACCTCGCAGGCGCCGCGCGTCGACGAGGGCCGCACCGACGCGCTCTACGAGCTGGAGATCGCCTTCGCCGAGATCGACCGCCTCGTGCACGAGGGCGCGCCCTCCACGACGCCCGACCCGTCCCGGCCGTGGATCGTGGACCGCGCCCTGCGGCACCTCCTCACCGACATCACCGGCAACACCCACCGTGCGGAGTTCTGCATCGACAAGCTGTTCGACCCGGACGCCCCGCGCGGGCGCCTCGGCCTGCTGGAGCTGCGCGGTTTCGAGATGCCGCCGCACCACCAGATGGCGATGGTGCAGTCCCTGCTGGTGCGCTGTCTGGTCGCGCGGTTCTGGGACGAGCCCCTGCGGGCGCCACTGATCCGCCACGGTGCGAACCTGCACGGCCGATACCTGCTGCCGCACTTCATCATTCACGACATCGCCGACGTCGCGGCCGATCTGCGGGCGCACGGCCTGCGATTCGAGACCAGCTGGCTCGACCCGTTCACCGAATTCCGGTTCCCGCGGATCGGCACCGCGGTGTTCGACGGGGTCGAGATCGAACTGCGCGGGGCCATCGAACCGTGGAACGTCCTCGGCGAGGAGTCCACGGCCGGCGGGACCGCCCGCTACGTCGACTCCTCGGTGGAGCGGCTGCAGGTGCGCCTCATCGGCGCCGACCGGCACCGCTACGTCGTGACGGCCAACGGCTTCCCGATCCCGCTGCTGGCGACCGACAATCCCGACGTCCAGGTCGGCGGCGTGCGCTACCGGGCCTGGCAGCCGCCGAGCGCGCTGCACCCCTCCATCACCGTCGACGGCCCACTGCGCTTCGAGTTGATCGACACCGCGACCGGCACCTCGCGCGGCGGGTGCACCTATCACGTGACCCACCCCGGCGGCCGCTCCTACGACCACCCTCCGGTCAACGCCGTCGAGGCGGAGTCGCGGCGCGGACGACGGTTCGAGGCAACGGGATTCACCCCGGGCCGGGTGGACATGTCCGACATCCGCGAGAAGCAGGCCCGTCAGTCGACCGACGTCGGTGCCCCGGGCATCCTGGATCTCCGCCGGGTGCGTACCGTCCTGCGCTGA
- a CDS encoding carbohydrate ABC transporter permease yields MTFKYGMVAPLVALFVGVVGFPLGYAFYLSVTDYRLTSRGTPKLVGADNYVATFGDAAFWEAFGTTALFVGVAVGLELVIGLAIALSLQRQRWASDLTRSMLLAPMFITPIAVGLIFRFLLNDQIGAIPHVLHALGVDYDFFGPGRALFTLAFIDVWQWTPFMVLLLLAGLESIPKEPLEAAKVDGAGGLYVLRRVTLPLLAPVLVVAILLRCLDAMKVFEYVFATTRGGPGTETQTLQYFVYQTGIQFFRLGSASSMAFVVLLVVLTIIVVAFRRMDRARRS; encoded by the coding sequence ATGACGTTCAAGTACGGCATGGTCGCCCCCCTCGTCGCGCTGTTCGTCGGGGTGGTCGGCTTCCCCCTCGGCTACGCGTTCTACCTCAGCGTCACCGACTACCGGCTCACCAGCCGCGGCACGCCCAAGCTGGTGGGCGCGGACAACTACGTCGCCACGTTCGGCGACGCGGCGTTCTGGGAGGCGTTCGGCACGACCGCGCTGTTCGTCGGCGTCGCCGTCGGGTTGGAGCTGGTGATCGGGCTGGCCATCGCGCTGTCGCTCCAAAGACAACGCTGGGCAAGCGATCTCACGCGCTCCATGCTGCTGGCGCCGATGTTCATCACCCCGATCGCGGTGGGTCTGATCTTCCGGTTCCTGCTCAACGACCAGATCGGCGCCATCCCGCACGTCCTGCACGCTCTGGGCGTCGACTACGACTTCTTCGGGCCGGGCCGGGCGTTGTTCACCCTCGCCTTCATCGACGTGTGGCAGTGGACTCCGTTCATGGTGCTGCTGCTGCTCGCCGGTTTGGAGTCCATCCCGAAGGAACCGCTGGAGGCGGCGAAGGTCGACGGGGCGGGCGGCCTCTACGTGCTGCGGCGGGTGACGCTGCCCCTGCTGGCACCGGTGCTGGTGGTGGCCATCCTGCTGCGGTGTCTGGATGCGATGAAGGTGTTCGAGTACGTCTTCGCGACCACGCGAGGCGGCCCGGGCACCGAGACCCAGACCCTGCAGTACTTCGTGTACCAGACCGGGATTCAGTTCTTCCGGCTCGGCTCGGCGTCGTCGATGGCCTTCGTCGTCCTGCTGGTGGTGCTGACGATCATCGTCGTCGCATTCCGGCGGATGGACCGGGCGAGGCGGTCATGA
- a CDS encoding ABC transporter substrate-binding protein, whose protein sequence is MKSTREATSRRRRPFIAAPMIALLAVLALIVSACAGSGGPEQPTATGSGNVAKDVSGTVRILMENVPDSDVVKSMVPDFNKDYPNVKVDIQTLTYDQMRDKLVSSFQSSSPTYDLVIVDNPWMVDFAKAKFLQPLDSRIDSTPDYDYADFFKPLTDIATVDGVRYGVPFYNYALGYLYNADDLAAAKLGVPQNLDQLVSTSKALKTGDRAGIAMQPQRGYKIFEEWGNWLFAAGGSIYGPDGKPTLNTPQAKQALNAYIDTYRSAAPSNSLDWAFDEAFRSVSSDQAASMISYNWNLPALNAPGSGPSAGKYELAPIPGGKQVLGSWSWSIPANSGSSDAAWAFASWLTSKAHDVQRVEKGGAAIRQSTLQNPAVLGGPLGAAYYRTVEQMLGNAAPLSQGPSGEEMIQAVGTELNEAVAGTKSVDDALAAAQAAAEKIQG, encoded by the coding sequence ATGAAGTCGACACGAGAAGCGACGTCCCGGCGACGGCGGCCGTTCATCGCCGCGCCGATGATCGCGCTCCTGGCCGTCCTCGCACTGATCGTCAGTGCGTGCGCGGGTAGCGGCGGCCCCGAGCAGCCGACCGCGACGGGCAGCGGCAACGTCGCAAAGGACGTCTCGGGAACCGTCCGCATCCTGATGGAGAACGTCCCCGACTCCGACGTCGTGAAGTCCATGGTGCCGGACTTCAACAAGGACTACCCGAACGTCAAGGTCGACATCCAGACGCTGACCTACGACCAGATGCGCGACAAGTTGGTGTCCTCGTTTCAGTCGTCGTCACCGACCTACGACCTGGTGATCGTCGACAACCCCTGGATGGTGGACTTCGCGAAGGCAAAGTTCCTGCAGCCCTTGGACTCCCGCATCGACAGCACGCCGGACTACGACTACGCCGACTTCTTCAAGCCGCTGACCGACATCGCGACCGTCGACGGCGTGCGCTATGGCGTGCCGTTCTACAACTACGCCCTCGGATACCTCTACAACGCCGACGATCTCGCCGCGGCCAAGCTGGGGGTGCCGCAGAACCTCGATCAACTGGTCAGCACCTCCAAGGCGCTCAAGACCGGTGACCGCGCGGGCATCGCGATGCAGCCGCAGCGCGGATACAAGATCTTCGAGGAGTGGGGCAACTGGCTGTTCGCCGCGGGCGGCTCCATCTACGGCCCCGACGGCAAGCCGACGCTGAACACGCCGCAGGCCAAGCAGGCGTTGAACGCCTACATCGACACCTATCGGAGTGCCGCACCGTCCAACAGCCTGGACTGGGCGTTCGACGAGGCGTTCCGTTCGGTGTCCAGCGACCAGGCCGCGTCGATGATCAGCTACAACTGGAACCTGCCCGCACTCAACGCGCCCGGGTCGGGCCCGTCGGCGGGGAAGTATGAGCTGGCCCCCATTCCCGGCGGCAAGCAGGTGCTCGGTTCGTGGAGCTGGTCCATCCCGGCTAACTCCGGATCATCGGACGCCGCATGGGCATTCGCGTCCTGGCTGACGTCCAAGGCACATGACGTGCAGCGCGTGGAGAAGGGTGGCGCCGCGATCCGGCAGAGCACGCTCCAGAACCCCGCGGTGCTCGGCGGCCCCCTCGGCGCCGCCTACTACCGGACCGTCGAGCAGATGCTCGGCAACGCGGCGCCGCTGAGCCAGGGACCCAGTGGCGAGGAGATGATCCAGGCCGTCGGCACCGAGCTCAACGAGGCGGTCGCCGGCACCAAGAGCGTCGACGACGCCCTGGCCGCCGCCCAGGCCGCCGCCGAGAAGATCCAGGGCTAG
- a CDS encoding carbohydrate ABC transporter permease: MRSARLLTACRVALLWAAAISVLFPVGWIALASFKRPDQLNEPFLLVFSPTLAAWRNVLSSGILEAAGRSAVVALTTVAISVVVGSMGAYAIARFRAGGTLTRFGMLAAQVLPPAVLVFPFLTMAYALRLNDTLVPVIFAHLSFVLPVVTWFLIGFFEAVPRSLEEQAQVDGFTRFQAFRLVVLPQVYPGMGAAAIFGFTLSWNDLFYGLILAPGKAAILPVAIAGFNTFRGVQIGSMSAAILIAVVPVVVASFFIQRKLVQGISGGAVKF, from the coding sequence ATGAGGAGCGCGAGGCTGCTGACGGCCTGCCGGGTGGCCCTGCTGTGGGCCGCGGCGATCTCGGTGCTGTTCCCGGTCGGCTGGATCGCGCTGGCCAGCTTCAAGCGGCCCGACCAGTTGAACGAGCCCTTCCTGCTGGTCTTCTCGCCCACGTTGGCGGCGTGGCGCAACGTGCTGTCCTCGGGAATCCTCGAGGCGGCCGGCCGCAGCGCGGTCGTCGCGCTCACGACCGTCGCCATCAGCGTGGTGGTGGGCAGCATGGGCGCCTACGCCATCGCCCGGTTCCGGGCCGGTGGCACGCTCACGCGGTTCGGCATGCTGGCCGCGCAGGTGTTGCCGCCCGCGGTGCTGGTGTTTCCGTTCCTGACGATGGCCTACGCCCTTCGCCTCAACGACACCCTGGTGCCCGTGATCTTCGCGCACCTGAGTTTCGTGCTGCCCGTGGTCACGTGGTTCCTGATCGGATTCTTCGAGGCCGTGCCCCGGTCGTTGGAGGAGCAGGCCCAGGTCGACGGGTTCACGCGCTTTCAGGCATTCCGGCTGGTCGTCCTACCCCAGGTGTACCCGGGGATGGGCGCGGCGGCCATCTTTGGGTTCACGCTGTCGTGGAACGATCTGTTCTACGGCCTGATCCTGGCTCCGGGCAAGGCGGCCATCCTCCCGGTCGCCATCGCCGGGTTCAACACGTTCCGCGGCGTGCAGATCGGCTCGATGAGCGCCGCCATCCTGATCGCCGTCGTCCCCGTCGTCGTCGCGAGCTTCTTCATCCAGCGCAAGCTGGTGCAGGGCATCAGCGGTGGCGCGGTGAAGTTCTAG
- a CDS encoding DeoR/GlpR family DNA-binding transcription regulator, which produces MSWEPTARYCEFSTRREDLSVDAKARRQRIEERVRVDREVGYADLAAEYDVSEMTIRRDVEALEALGVVRRVVGGAIALTGKDAEPSFATRVADAAEEKRHIADAVADLIGPGETLILDSGSTALAVAQSLRGRRLGLTVLTPSVLAALELIDEADTTVVLTGGELRPGELSLIGPAAEDTLAHYNCDTFVMGVAGIDGNRGISDYHQADSRVKRAASQRADRVIVAADRSKLGRVTFTSIAELEQIQVIVTDGDPQHPTLVAARDAGVDVVCVAGIETTRREQSR; this is translated from the coding sequence ATGAGCTGGGAACCGACAGCTCGGTACTGTGAATTTTCCACACGACGAGAGGACCTGAGCGTGGACGCGAAGGCTCGTCGTCAGCGCATCGAGGAACGAGTGCGCGTGGACCGCGAGGTCGGCTACGCCGATCTGGCCGCCGAATACGACGTCTCGGAGATGACGATCCGGCGGGACGTGGAGGCACTGGAGGCGCTCGGCGTCGTGCGCCGGGTCGTGGGCGGCGCCATCGCCCTCACGGGCAAGGACGCCGAACCGTCGTTCGCGACGAGGGTCGCCGACGCCGCCGAGGAGAAGCGCCACATCGCCGACGCGGTCGCCGACCTCATCGGACCCGGCGAGACCCTCATCCTCGACTCGGGCAGCACCGCCCTCGCGGTCGCGCAGTCGCTGCGGGGTCGTCGGCTCGGCCTGACCGTCCTGACCCCCAGCGTGCTCGCCGCCCTCGAGCTGATCGACGAGGCCGACACCACCGTCGTCCTCACGGGCGGGGAGCTGCGGCCCGGCGAGCTCAGCCTCATCGGCCCCGCCGCCGAGGACACCCTCGCCCACTACAACTGCGACACGTTCGTGATGGGCGTGGCGGGCATCGACGGCAACCGCGGCATCTCGGACTACCACCAGGCCGACAGCCGGGTGAAACGCGCGGCCAGCCAGCGGGCCGACCGCGTCATCGTCGCCGCGGACCGCAGCAAGCTCGGCCGCGTCACCTTCACCAGCATCGCCGAGCTCGAGCAGATCCAGGTGATCGTCACCGACGGCGATCCGCAGCACCCGACGCTCGTCGCCGCGCGCGATGCGGGTGTCGACGTGGTGTGCGTGGCGGGCATCGAGACGACCCGCCGGGAGCAATCCCGATGA